In one Nostoc sp. KVJ3 genomic region, the following are encoded:
- a CDS encoding ParM/StbA family protein: MSNIHALQKIFPAGFDNGYGSLKLLVDGFEVVRVPSYISTADMEDVPGRVVFNGSAYTVGESAFRTGYHFDRNTDNNENKVNNALLTLFGALAHLPHRKAWHLKLVVSLHDVGLANELQKVLNGEYQPILAGKQSEVKVEVLKVVLEGMGALFGHQLPKKLTILDFGNGTTLYSRYNRGQREVHTAYPIGVEVLIDDISQKMKHLNGGKIGDASKIRFCLEMGHTRYSRDIDIKDIYSASLKDWYEKYLKKVVNLTLDAKHQGDEIWAIGGGCLLPGFKKLLEKNGFKILENPVEANVFGLLEMAKTISSKNPASTSLKL, encoded by the coding sequence ATGTCGAACATTCACGCCTTGCAAAAAATTTTTCCTGCTGGCTTTGATAATGGTTACGGAAGCCTAAAACTTTTAGTCGATGGCTTTGAAGTTGTTCGTGTCCCCAGCTATATTTCCACAGCCGACATGGAGGATGTACCAGGGAGGGTAGTTTTTAACGGTAGTGCTTACACAGTCGGGGAATCAGCTTTCCGTACAGGTTATCATTTTGACCGGAACACGGATAACAATGAAAACAAAGTCAATAATGCGTTGTTGACATTATTCGGTGCGTTGGCACATCTGCCACACCGTAAGGCTTGGCACTTAAAATTAGTTGTCAGCTTACATGATGTTGGTCTGGCTAACGAATTGCAAAAAGTACTAAATGGAGAATATCAGCCGATACTTGCTGGCAAACAATCAGAAGTGAAAGTAGAAGTGCTGAAAGTTGTGCTAGAGGGGATGGGTGCATTATTTGGGCATCAACTGCCGAAAAAATTAACAATTTTAGACTTTGGCAATGGAACAACCCTGTATTCTCGTTACAACCGGGGTCAGCGAGAAGTTCACACTGCTTACCCCATCGGTGTAGAAGTTCTCATCGATGATATCTCCCAAAAAATGAAACATCTAAATGGGGGGAAAATCGGGGATGCCTCCAAAATCCGATTTTGTCTGGAAATGGGGCATACCAGGTACAGCCGTGACATCGATATCAAAGATATATATAGTGCAAGTTTAAAAGATTGGTATGAAAAATACTTGAAGAAAGTAGTGAATCTAACACTGGATGCCAAGCACCAAGGGGATGAAATCTGGGCGATAGGTGGAGGCTGCCTGTTACCAGGATTTAAAAAGTTGTTAGAAAAGAATGGCTTCAAAATCCTGGAAAACCCGGTGGAAGCGAATGTCTTTGGGCTTTTAGAAATGGCAAAAACCATTAGCAGCAAGAATCCAGCATCTACATCTCTTAAGTTATAA
- a CDS encoding sigma factor-like helix-turn-helix DNA-binding protein — protein sequence MSMVRFGEFVSSLETKSTSSLNVTVWTGGTGQATVKQIAQRLNLSHSKVRSAHGQGMKALRREQDRIKDYLVF from the coding sequence ATGTCTATGGTCAGATTTGGAGAATTCGTTAGCTCCCTTGAAACCAAATCAACGTCAAGTCTTAACGTTACAGTTTGGACTGGAGGAACAGGGCAAGCAACTGTAAAACAGATTGCACAAAGGCTCAATCTCAGTCATTCCAAGGTACGCTCTGCTCATGGACAAGGAATGAAAGCTTTACGACGTGAGCAAGACAGGATTAAAGATTATTTGGTTTTTTGA
- a CDS encoding ParB/RepB/Spo0J family partition protein codes for MTKLNNPSVLGMFASAADSQQIFGLEERVEDLQAEITRLKDEQAQGKLAEEERTLLNQTIEDLREHLKASGIFKIHYSEVRPNPKQARQTFTSDSIRSMAVSIREEGQQQPIILLPGNIIFDGERRWRSVAEELQPEIETLDAVMLQKVLSEEELHARTLLTSLHREGLNELDLAEGLIQQAKLALEFEQEEVVRALRRAIARLNAKKLLPQLTELVILTRKEQSEGIKEFNLDEIEQSILLLLLRFQQNPASVDANVFPCLRLSEDLKIAIRESGLGANHARSLQKLNSKNLKVEEAKALKIRQDATSQVLQERLTVAQTRFLVAQTIAEHAPETKPKPSHQISSLIRDVSATKVEDIQQEQLRDLLAVLEAKAKEIRKKLD; via the coding sequence ATGACAAAATTAAACAACCCGAGTGTACTTGGAATGTTTGCTTCTGCTGCTGATTCACAACAGATATTTGGGCTTGAAGAACGAGTAGAAGATTTACAGGCAGAGATTACAAGATTAAAAGATGAACAAGCACAGGGAAAGCTTGCTGAAGAAGAACGTACACTCCTCAATCAAACTATTGAAGACCTACGAGAACATTTGAAAGCATCTGGAATTTTTAAAATTCACTATAGTGAAGTAAGACCCAATCCGAAACAAGCAAGGCAAACATTTACTTCGGATAGTATTCGGAGTATGGCTGTTTCCATTAGAGAGGAAGGGCAACAACAGCCGATTATTTTACTACCGGGAAATATCATTTTTGATGGAGAACGGAGATGGAGATCCGTTGCAGAAGAGTTACAGCCAGAAATTGAAACACTAGATGCAGTGATGCTTCAGAAAGTTCTTTCTGAAGAGGAATTACATGCACGCACTTTATTAACTAGTCTTCACCGAGAAGGCTTGAATGAGCTAGATTTAGCCGAAGGTTTGATTCAACAGGCTAAGTTAGCTTTGGAATTTGAACAGGAAGAAGTAGTTAGAGCACTTAGGAGAGCAATAGCTAGATTAAACGCAAAAAAACTTTTGCCCCAGTTAACTGAATTGGTTATTTTAACTAGAAAAGAGCAGTCAGAAGGCATTAAAGAATTTAATTTAGACGAAATAGAACAAAGTATTCTTCTGTTATTACTACGTTTTCAGCAAAATCCAGCATCAGTAGATGCAAATGTCTTTCCTTGTTTACGGCTTTCAGAAGACTTAAAAATTGCGATTAGAGAATCAGGACTTGGTGCAAACCATGCCCGATCACTCCAAAAACTAAATTCTAAAAATTTAAAAGTTGAAGAAGCTAAAGCTCTTAAAATCCGACAAGATGCTACATCACAAGTTTTGCAAGAAAGGCTAACAGTCGCTCAAACTCGTTTTCTAGTTGCCCAAACTATTGCTGAACATGCTCCTGAAACAAAACCTAAACCAAGTCACCAAATCAGTTCTCTAATTCGAGATGTCTCAGCAACTAAGGTCGAAGATATCCAGCAAGAGCAACTGAGAGATTTATTGGCTGTATTAGAAGCTAAGGCAAAAGAGATTCGGAAAAAGTTGGACTAA
- a CDS encoding ParA family protein, which yields MPANLTLSIETNAGGVAKSTISYNLAYELGVRGYSVALLDIDPNESLTLFCGLGEFKTQGTMANVYHPDFNGNWPLVTAWQGKIDKIQVCKGGKELHETIREVSKDLRGAYTLADRLSDYPLSHDFVIIDCPATLEPLPLTALAASSHVLIPIQPEYKASQSAAAMIEWYYFNCKRLRLKPTPKILGIVPTRWKSDWGAHRSIVEELPLVCKNLGIQYFSPIRESADILNASGRGLPLGIYRPGKEARGDFMPIVDALVNELKLIRG from the coding sequence ATGCCTGCCAATTTGACCCTTTCGATTGAGACAAACGCTGGAGGAGTGGCGAAAAGTACTATTTCATACAATCTTGCGTATGAATTGGGTGTTCGTGGCTATTCAGTGGCACTATTAGACATCGATCCTAACGAATCATTGACATTATTTTGCGGATTAGGAGAATTTAAAACTCAGGGAACAATGGCTAATGTTTACCATCCAGATTTCAATGGGAACTGGCCTTTAGTTACAGCTTGGCAAGGTAAGATTGACAAAATTCAAGTTTGTAAAGGCGGAAAAGAATTACACGAAACAATTCGGGAAGTTTCAAAGGATCTGCGTGGAGCTTATACTCTTGCAGATCGGTTGAGTGATTATCCCTTATCTCACGATTTTGTAATTATCGATTGTCCTGCAACATTAGAGCCTTTACCACTGACTGCTCTTGCAGCTTCTAGCCACGTGTTAATTCCCATTCAACCTGAATACAAGGCTTCTCAAAGTGCTGCGGCGATGATTGAGTGGTACTATTTCAACTGCAAGCGGCTGAGATTGAAACCGACTCCGAAAATATTAGGTATAGTTCCTACTCGTTGGAAAAGTGATTGGGGAGCGCATAGAAGTATTGTTGAGGAACTTCCCCTAGTCTGTAAGAATTTGGGAATTCAGTATTTTAGCCCAATTCGAGAATCAGCTGATATTCTTAATGCTTCTGGTAGAGGGCTACCTCTGGGGATTTACAGACCGGGCAAAGAGGCAAGAGGAGATTTTATGCCAATTGTTGATGCACTAGTTAACGAACTTAAGCTAATAAGAGGTTAA
- a CDS encoding RNA-guided endonuclease InsQ/TnpB family protein: MLVFEAKLEGLNEQYRKLDEAIRTARFVRNSCLRYWIENRGIGRYDLSKFCAVLAANTEFPWVSKLNSMARQASAERAWSAIAQFFDNCKKSKPGKKGFPKFKKEQTHGSVEYKTCGWRLSEDRRYITFSDGFKAGTFKLWGTRDLHFYQLKQFKRVRVVRRADGYYAQFCIAQERIEKREPTGKTIGIDVGLNHFYTDSNGETVANPRHLRKSEKSLKRLQRRLSKSKKGSNNRVKFRNKLARKHLKVSRQRKDFAVKTAKCVVKSNDLVVYEDLMVRNMVKNHAIAKSISDASWSLFREWVEYFGKVFGVVTVAVPPHFTSQNCSNCREVVKKSLSTRTHVCPRCGLTLDRDWNAARNILEIGLRTVGHTGTLIASGDIDLCMGGEIPPSKSGRGKRKPKE; encoded by the coding sequence ATGTTAGTATTTGAGGCAAAACTTGAAGGACTTAACGAGCAGTACCGAAAGCTTGATGAAGCAATTAGAACTGCTCGTTTCGTTCGTAATAGCTGCCTTAGATACTGGATAGAAAATAGAGGAATTGGGCGATATGACTTGAGTAAGTTCTGTGCTGTCCTTGCTGCTAATACTGAGTTCCCTTGGGTATCCAAGCTGAACTCGATGGCTCGTCAAGCCAGTGCAGAAAGAGCGTGGTCTGCAATTGCTCAGTTCTTTGATAATTGCAAGAAAAGTAAGCCTGGAAAGAAGGGTTTTCCAAAGTTTAAGAAAGAGCAAACGCATGGTTCTGTTGAGTACAAAACCTGTGGCTGGCGACTCTCCGAAGACCGCAGGTATATCACTTTTAGTGACGGATTTAAGGCAGGAACCTTCAAGCTCTGGGGAACCCGTGACCTGCACTTCTACCAACTTAAACAGTTTAAGAGGGTGCGGGTTGTGCGTCGTGCCGATGGGTACTACGCCCAGTTTTGTATTGCTCAAGAACGCATTGAAAAACGAGAACCAACTGGTAAAACTATTGGTATTGATGTGGGATTGAACCACTTCTATACAGATAGTAACGGGGAAACAGTTGCTAACCCTAGACATCTTCGCAAATCAGAAAAGTCTTTGAAGCGGTTGCAACGTCGTTTGTCTAAGTCCAAAAAAGGTTCCAACAACAGAGTCAAGTTTAGAAATAAACTTGCTCGTAAACACCTCAAAGTAAGTCGCCAGCGTAAAGACTTTGCTGTAAAAACAGCAAAGTGCGTAGTGAAGTCTAACGACCTCGTGGTGTATGAAGATTTGATGGTGCGGAATATGGTCAAGAATCACGCGATTGCTAAGTCAATTAGTGATGCATCGTGGTCGCTGTTTCGTGAATGGGTTGAATATTTCGGTAAAGTGTTTGGCGTGGTAACTGTTGCAGTCCCGCCCCATTTCACTAGCCAGAATTGTTCTAACTGTCGTGAAGTTGTTAAAAAATCTCTTAGCACTAGAACTCATGTTTGTCCTCGTTGTGGGCTAACCCTTGACCGGGACTGGAACGCGGCGCGGAACATACTTGAGATTGGACTCCGTACTGTGGGGCACACAGGAACGTTAATCGCCTCTGGAGACATCGACCTCTGCATGGGTGGAGAAATCCCTCCAAGTAAGTCGGGTCGTGGAAAGAGGAAACCCAAAGAGTGA
- a CDS encoding ParM/StbA family protein has product MPKTKEKTDVKKVVITIDMGASKTKAIVQEYPEGKPVVLLFDSEVADIAKASIESIQQEGNPESRTWVGIGDEYCALGELARRRFGGISQLKELKYELAVPKICGAFWLAKEKLNLGNDVAAYLSVLLPPGEMQDKEQLQVRLKDAFQGFDTPAGKMRVKMLRYDAASEGSGIFFHRRRSLGNNMPASMYVMLGYRNASIFTFRSGSIGAGITSNFGMSWLVNNFTSKTSGLSPDNPNIIEVLVEAGVNCDPQVMQKLSRKRKGDEIQLDGESMSKALLLARDEYWRAIVRWLRSKMDEDIEELVFCGGTADYIRPEIDTYFQKEGIKISWHGNIFIPDEISSSIGNRMADVWALYQYMIIQFDELTGYTRSEVVLLTKSAEGSTDEEVKPKYNFTPCERPNTFIAVNENV; this is encoded by the coding sequence ATGCCCAAAACTAAGGAGAAAACAGACGTAAAAAAGGTAGTAATTACGATTGACATGGGTGCAAGTAAAACCAAGGCGATCGTTCAAGAGTATCCAGAGGGAAAGCCTGTTGTTTTACTTTTCGACTCAGAAGTAGCAGATATTGCTAAAGCTTCGATTGAGAGCATTCAACAAGAAGGTAATCCTGAATCTCGTACTTGGGTAGGAATAGGTGATGAGTATTGCGCCTTGGGAGAGCTTGCCCGTCGTCGGTTTGGGGGTATATCGCAGCTGAAGGAGCTAAAGTACGAATTAGCAGTCCCTAAAATTTGTGGTGCATTTTGGCTGGCTAAAGAGAAGTTGAACCTGGGTAATGATGTTGCAGCTTACTTGAGTGTCCTGCTGCCGCCCGGTGAAATGCAAGACAAGGAACAGTTACAAGTGCGGTTGAAGGATGCGTTTCAAGGATTTGATACACCAGCAGGTAAGATGCGGGTAAAAATGCTTCGTTATGATGCAGCTTCTGAGGGTAGTGGGATATTTTTTCACCGTAGGCGATCGCTTGGCAATAATATGCCTGCTTCTATGTATGTGATGCTTGGTTATCGCAACGCAAGTATTTTCACCTTTAGGAGTGGTTCAATTGGCGCGGGAATAACCAGTAATTTTGGTATGTCTTGGCTGGTGAATAATTTTACTTCCAAGACATCGGGACTAAGCCCTGATAATCCCAATATTATCGAGGTGTTGGTAGAAGCTGGAGTTAATTGTGACCCCCAGGTGATGCAGAAACTCTCACGCAAGCGCAAAGGTGATGAAATTCAACTTGATGGCGAGTCGATGTCCAAGGCTTTATTGCTTGCTAGAGATGAATATTGGCGTGCGATCGTCAGATGGTTGCGCTCGAAGATGGATGAGGATATTGAAGAACTGGTGTTTTGCGGAGGGACTGCGGATTACATTCGTCCAGAAATAGACACTTACTTCCAGAAAGAGGGAATTAAGATATCCTGGCACGGTAACATTTTTATACCTGATGAGATATCTTCTAGTATTGGCAATCGGATGGCGGATGTCTGGGCGCTCTACCAGTATATGATTATTCAGTTTGATGAGTTGACTGGTTATACCCGCTCTGAGGTTGTACTGCTAACTAAATCCGCTGAAGGTAGTACAGATGAAGAAGTTAAACCTAAGTATAATTTTACGCCTTGTGAGCGACCTAATACCTTTATTGCTGTGAACGAGAATGTTTGA
- a CDS encoding dihydrolipoyl dehydrogenase family protein — METADVIVIGSGQGGVPLAADFAKAVRNVVLFERDALGGSCINYGCTPSKAFLAAAHAAGRARQAAKLGIHAQVEVDFSAVMERVRSIRSQFNQGTKRRLESAGVRVICAEAAFTGERTVSGGGVTVQAPLIVINTGTSSTIPDIPGLAGTPYLTNRNFFDLQQIPPRLLVVGGGYIALELGQGIARLGSQVELIVRGDRLLAQEESDVSAVLADAFEQDGIGLHFNVTVQQVAYTNGVFTLTLNNGEVLNGEALLIATGRKPNTQALNSAVTGIELDAQGFIKIDDQFQTTCAGIYAIGDAAKQPAFTHVSWEDYRRLKAILCGEHRTRNDRVLGYAVYTEPQVGRVGMTLEQAQKQGISAREVTLPMAHIARSIEWGHDLGFYRMVIDTQTNLILGATLVGYETAELVHVFLSLMETKATWQVLEQSVHIHPTYGEALPSLARLLVGDDMPTCPNM; from the coding sequence ATGGAAACAGCAGATGTAATTGTAATTGGAAGCGGTCAGGGCGGAGTTCCACTCGCGGCTGACTTTGCCAAAGCAGTCCGAAACGTCGTTTTATTTGAGCGCGATGCGTTGGGAGGCAGTTGCATAAACTATGGTTGCACACCTTCTAAAGCCTTTCTAGCCGCTGCCCATGCCGCAGGTCGCGCTCGACAAGCGGCAAAGTTAGGCATACACGCCCAGGTCGAGGTCGATTTTTCTGCGGTGATGGAGCGTGTGCGTAGCATTCGCAGCCAGTTTAACCAGGGTACCAAGCGGCGATTAGAGAGTGCAGGGGTTCGAGTCATCTGCGCTGAAGCTGCTTTCACCGGAGAGCGAACTGTGAGCGGAGGAGGTGTGACGGTGCAGGCTCCGCTCATTGTTATCAACACAGGGACATCCTCTACTATTCCTGACATTCCGGGTTTAGCTGGAACGCCTTATCTAACCAACCGAAATTTCTTTGATTTGCAGCAAATTCCGCCCCGTTTGCTCGTGGTCGGCGGTGGCTATATTGCCCTGGAGCTAGGGCAGGGGATAGCACGTTTAGGGAGCCAAGTCGAATTGATTGTACGGGGCGATCGCTTGCTGGCTCAAGAAGAATCCGATGTCAGTGCTGTGCTTGCTGATGCTTTTGAGCAAGATGGAATTGGACTGCATTTCAATGTGACTGTTCAGCAGGTTGCTTATACCAACGGTGTGTTTACCCTAACGCTGAACAATGGTGAAGTACTTAATGGGGAAGCATTGCTGATTGCAACTGGGCGTAAACCGAATACTCAGGCATTAAATTCTGCTGTGACAGGCATTGAATTAGATGCACAGGGTTTTATCAAAATCGACGATCAGTTTCAAACGACTTGCGCTGGAATTTATGCAATCGGGGACGCTGCCAAGCAGCCTGCTTTTACCCATGTTTCTTGGGAAGACTATCGTCGCTTGAAAGCCATTCTGTGTGGCGAACACCGGACACGCAACGATCGGGTGTTAGGCTATGCCGTCTACACTGAGCCACAAGTGGGTCGAGTGGGTATGACGTTAGAGCAGGCTCAGAAACAGGGTATCTCTGCCCGCGAAGTCACCCTGCCAATGGCTCACATTGCCCGTAGCATTGAATGGGGGCACGATCTGGGTTTCTACCGCATGGTCATCGACACCCAGACGAATTTGATTTTAGGAGCAACGCTGGTTGGGTACGAAACGGCTGAACTCGTGCATGTCTTTTTGTCGCTGATGGAAACTAAAGCAACGTGGCAGGTACTCGAACAATCGGTTCACATTCACCCAACTTACGGTGAGGCATTGCCCAGTCTTGCAAGGTTACTCGTTGGAGATGATATGCCAACTTGTCCCAACATGTAA
- a CDS encoding alpha/beta fold hydrolase, which produces MSEKINHQRRRFLGAAAMTIATIQLGIFGSAIAQSSKTKPAVLSMLKSGTNKSFGSLKQIDAGVLNVGYAEVGPANGRPVILLHGWPYDIHSYVDVAPLLVSAGYRAIVPYLRGYGTTRFLSSETFRNGQQSAIAVDIIALMDALKIERAILAGYDWGARTANIIAALWPERCKALVSVSGYLIGSPEANKTPLPPQSELQWWYQFYFATERGRAGYEKYWHDFNKLIWKLASPQWHFDDATFERSAAAFNNPDHVGIVIHNYRWRLGLAEGESKYDDLEKRLAAAPAIAIPTITLEGDANGAPHPDSSTYARKFSGKYAHRIVKGGVGHNLPQEAPQEFAKAIVEVDGF; this is translated from the coding sequence ATGTCCGAGAAAATCAACCATCAACGCCGCCGCTTTTTGGGCGCTGCGGCTATGACCATTGCTACTATACAGCTAGGTATATTCGGTTCTGCGATCGCACAATCAAGCAAAACAAAACCAGCAGTTTTATCCATGCTGAAGTCGGGGACAAACAAGTCGTTCGGCTCACTGAAGCAGATCGATGCTGGTGTTCTAAATGTCGGATACGCTGAGGTTGGCCCCGCCAATGGTCGTCCGGTAATCCTCCTGCATGGATGGCCCTACGACATTCACAGCTATGTCGATGTCGCTCCTTTGTTGGTGTCGGCGGGGTACAGGGCGATTGTTCCATATCTGCGCGGCTATGGCACGACGCGCTTTCTTTCGAGCGAGACGTTCCGCAATGGGCAACAGTCGGCGATCGCTGTCGATATCATTGCTTTGATGGATGCTCTCAAGATCGAGAGGGCGATCCTCGCTGGTTATGATTGGGGCGCGCGAACAGCCAACATCATCGCGGCACTCTGGCCGGAGCGCTGCAAGGCGCTCGTCTCCGTGAGTGGTTATTTGATCGGCAGCCCTGAAGCCAACAAGACACCGCTACCGCCGCAGTCCGAACTCCAATGGTGGTATCAATTTTATTTCGCGACGGAGCGGGGCCGCGCCGGCTACGAAAAATACTGGCATGACTTTAACAAGCTCATCTGGAAACTTGCTTCGCCGCAATGGCACTTCGATGACGCGACGTTTGAGCGTAGCGCGGCTGCTTTCAATAACCCAGATCATGTCGGTATCGTCATCCATAACTATCGCTGGCGGCTCGGTCTGGCTGAAGGCGAGTCGAAGTATGACGATCTTGAGAAGCGACTCGCCGCAGCCCCTGCGATCGCCATACCCACCATCACTCTCGAAGGTGATGCCAACGGTGCGCCACACCCCGACAGCAGCACCTACGCAAGGAAATTCTCCGGCAAATACGCACACCGGATCGTCAAGGGCGGGGTCGGGCACAACCTGCCGCAAGAAGCGCCCCAGGAGTTTGCAAAGGCCATCGTCGAAGTTGACGGTTTTTGA
- a CDS encoding NAD(P)H-dependent flavin oxidoreductase, which translates to MWPKKELIDLLKIAHPIIQAPMAGASTPELVAAVSNAGGLGSYGAAATPPAKLRSIIRQIRELTDQPFGVNLFAPAVEAYQLTPEQQTPMSR; encoded by the coding sequence ATGTGGCCTAAAAAAGAACTGATAGATTTGCTCAAAATCGCGCATCCAATAATTCAGGCTCCGATGGCTGGCGCTTCCACACCTGAGTTGGTTGCGGCTGTTTCTAATGCAGGAGGTCTTGGCTCCTATGGCGCTGCGGCCACACCACCAGCCAAACTTCGCTCCATTATCAGGCAAATTCGAGAGCTGACAGACCAACCCTTTGGAGTTAATTTGTTTGCCCCAGCAGTTGAAGCATATCAACTTACACCTGAGCAGCAAACACCGATGTCTAGATAG